In Promicromonospora sp. Populi, one genomic interval encodes:
- a CDS encoding ABC transporter permease: MLRLIVQRLLLLIPLLLGLSVLLFAWVRALPGGPATALLGERATPEAVARINTLYGFDQPLHIQYFRYLGRLLTGDFGVSTRTGRPVLDEFMTRFPATIELTVVALIIAIGIGIPLGYIAARRAGSFIDHSSVVVSLIGVTVPVFFLAFILKYVFAVELGWFPSTGRLDPTMVATHPTNFYVLDGLLTGEWDAAWDALVHLILPGIALGTIPLAIVARMTRAAVSEVQNADYVRTARAKGIKAARLRGEHILRNSMLPVLTTIGLQVGLLLSGAVLTETVFAFAGIGSFLAEAVFNADYPVMQGFVLMIAIVYALVNLLVDVSYGLIDPRLRRQQ, from the coding sequence ATGCTCCGCCTCATCGTGCAGCGGTTGCTGCTCTTGATACCGCTGCTGCTAGGGCTGTCGGTGCTGTTGTTCGCATGGGTCCGGGCCTTGCCCGGCGGCCCCGCCACTGCCCTGCTGGGCGAGCGCGCCACACCCGAGGCCGTCGCCAGGATCAACACCCTGTACGGGTTCGACCAGCCGTTGCACATCCAGTACTTCAGGTACCTGGGCCGCCTGCTGACCGGAGACTTCGGTGTCTCCACGCGGACCGGACGCCCGGTGCTGGACGAGTTCATGACGCGGTTCCCCGCGACGATCGAGCTGACCGTGGTGGCGCTGATCATCGCGATCGGCATCGGCATCCCGCTGGGTTACATCGCGGCCCGTCGCGCCGGCTCGTTCATCGACCACTCGTCGGTGGTCGTGTCGCTGATCGGCGTGACCGTGCCGGTGTTCTTCCTCGCGTTCATCCTGAAGTACGTGTTCGCCGTGGAGCTGGGCTGGTTCCCCTCCACCGGGCGCCTGGATCCAACGATGGTCGCCACCCATCCGACAAACTTCTACGTCCTGGACGGCCTGCTCACCGGTGAGTGGGACGCGGCCTGGGACGCACTGGTGCACCTGATCCTGCCCGGCATCGCGCTCGGCACCATCCCGCTCGCGATCGTGGCGCGCATGACGCGCGCCGCCGTGTCCGAGGTGCAGAACGCGGACTACGTCCGCACCGCCCGCGCCAAGGGCATCAAGGCGGCCCGGCTGCGCGGTGAGCACATCCTGCGCAACTCGATGCTCCCGGTGCTGACGACTATCGGCCTGCAGGTGGGCCTGCTGCTCTCAGGAGCGGTGCTCACCGAGACCGTGTTCGCGTTCGCCGGCATCGGCTCGTTCCTCGCCGAGGCCGTGTTCAACGCCGACTACCCGGTGATGCAGGGCTTCGTCCTGATGATCGCGATCGTGTACGCCCTCGTGAACCTGCTCGTCGACGTCTCGTACGGGCTGATCGACCCCCGGCTGAGGAGGCAGCAATGA